A portion of the Tiliqua scincoides isolate rTilSci1 chromosome 3, rTilSci1.hap2, whole genome shotgun sequence genome contains these proteins:
- the LOC136646081 gene encoding hemoglobin subunit beta-2-like, protein MVHWTAEEKQIITSLWCRVDVGNVGAETLGCMLSVYPWTQRFFADFGNLSSASAICGNPRVKAHGKKVLTSFGEAVKNLDNIKGTFAKLSELHCDKLHVDPENFKLLGNILLIVLASHFGKEFTPACHATFHKLVHVVAHGLAHRYH, encoded by the exons ATGGTGCACTGGACCGCCGAGGAGAAGCAGATCATCACCAGCTTATGGTGCCGGGTGGATGTGGGCAACGTTGGTGCCGAGACCCTTGGCTG catgctCTCGGTGTACCCCTGGACCCAGAGGTTCTTTGCCGATTTTGGGAACCTCTCCAGCGCCAGCGCCATCTGCGGCAACCCCCGGGTGAAGGCTCATGGCAAGAAGGTGCTCACCTCCTTCGGGGAGGCCGTCAAGAACCTGGACAACATCAAGGGCACCTTTGCCAAGCTGAGTGAGCTGCACTGTGACAAGCTGCATGTGGATCCTGAGAACTTCAAG CTCCTGGGCAACATTCTGCTGATTGTCCTGGCTTCccactttggcaaggagttcaccCCAGCCTGCCATGCAACCTTCCACAAGCTGGTCCACGTGGTGGCCCATGGCCTGGCCCACCGGTACCACTGA